The Fusarium oxysporum f. sp. lycopersici 4287 chromosome 6, whole genome shotgun sequence DNA segment TGGCCCTTCAGATCAAGCCATAGCTGGTGGTCCTGGCCCATGCCAAAGACCTTTTCTGCCGGGTCAAGGCTCTCCAAGCGAACAGTTAGATGGTAGTTCTCGGTGCCTGGGATTGTCTGGAACTTGCGAGCCTCGACTTCCAGTGCGCTGCACTTGGGTTCTAGGAGGTCTCGACGATTGCGCGCATACTCCTTCAACAGTACTTGGCCCTTGGCATTTTCGACAATGATTTTGCCGAGCTTCGAGATGCGGGCCGTGATCTTGCCGTTGGTGAGGGTCGCCTCGTTCTCAGTGATAATAATCTTTGTACCGACTGACCTTGGCTCAGCGTCGAGTGCCCAGTTGCCAGCAGACATGGTGTTCGCTCTGGTGGCTCGCACTCGAACCGCGTTAGAGCCCCACGGATGGATGAACACCTTTTCAACATCATTGTAATAGACGAGAAAGCTGGTTTGCTTTAAGAACATCGTTGCAACTTAGCTTGTATCAGACTGTGCCTTCGGATAGCGCGTTGTGCCAGATTGTCTCGGCTATCGTACGATGGAAATCGCTCCCGTTTTTCGTGTTGTTCACTGCTGAGTAGACATAACGTGCTGAAATGAATAATGACTTCGTTCCCCCTCATACCGCCGGAAAATCGATTGGTTCCCTACTCCCCACTTTCACTGGAGCCTTCCTTGGTGGATCATTCAAGGAATGTCTCACTTTTATACGGATAACATCCATTCAATTGTGGAGGAGCTCCGGCAGGTACCCCGCCCCACACTATC contains these protein-coding regions:
- a CDS encoding alpha-D-xyloside xylohydrolase, with translation MSAGNWALDAEPRSVGTKIIITENEATLTNGKITARISKLGKIIVENAKGQVLLKEYARNRRDLLEPKCSALEVEARKFQTIPGTENYHLTVRLESLDPAEKVFGMGQDHQLWLDLKGHSLELAYLNSQASVPFVLSSLGYGFLWNNPAVGRAVFGKNVTTFEAYAAKVMDYWIVAGDTSSEILGAYAGMTGSGPLMPECGFGF